DNA sequence from the Tenacibaculum mesophilum genome:
AGCAAAAGAAGAGGTTTTTGATCATTATTTAGAATTGCAAGGAGCTGTACAAACAAAACAAAATGTGTTAATTTATCCAGAAATGCCTGGACTTCTAGTACGTATTTATGTGAAAGAAGGACAGTATGTTAAAAAAGGACAAGCTTTAGCAAAAATTGACGATGGAGGTTTGGCTAATCAATTAGCGCAAATTGAAGCACAAGCAGCATTAGCAGAAACAACATATAAACGCCAAAAACGTTTGTGGGATCAAAAAATAGGATCTGAAATTCAGTTTTTACAGGCAAAAACTAATTATGAAGCACAAACCAATGCGGTTAGTCAATTAAGAAGACAATTAGCAAAATCGGTAATTACAGCACCTTTTTCAGGAGTAATTGATGATGTAATTAAAGAGCAAGGAACAGTAGTTGCTCCAGGAATGGGGTCAGAAGTCTTTAGAATTGTAAACTTAAAAAACATGTACATCGAAACAGATGTACCTGAAAGTTATATTACTTCTATTAAAAAAGGAAAAAATGTAGAGGTTGAATTCCCAGTATTAGGAGAAAAGTTAACATCTAAAATTCGTCAAGCAGGTAACTTTATTAATCCAGCAAATAGAACATTCAAGGTAGAAGTAGGTGTACCTAATCATGAGGGTAAGATTAAACCTAACTTAACAGCAAAGTTAAAAATCAACGATTACTCTAATGAGAAAGCAATTTTAATTCCTCAAAGTATTATTTCAGAAAATGCTAATGGAGAACAGTATGTGTATGTGGTAGAAGATATCAAAGATGAGGTAGGAACAGCTAAGCAAACAATTATAACTACAGGGAAAACGCAAGGAGATATTATTGAAGTTTTAAGCGGAATTGAAAGCGGAACAAAAATTATTGAAGAGGGAGCTCGTAGTGTAAAAAACGGACAAGAGGTTAAGGTATTAACTCTTTCAGAAGAAGCAAAATAAGACACCAAAAATTATTCGTCTAATGACTGATAAAAAACAAAAAAAGCAAGTAGATAAAGAGTTTGGTTTATCTTCTTGGGCAATAAATAATAAAACAACTATCTATGTAATGATGGTTATGATACTTATAACAGGTATTTCTGCCTTTTTAAGTATGCCAAGAGAAAATTTCCCAGAAATTAGAGAAACCAAAATTTATATAAGTTCTCTCTATCCAGGAAATACAGCAGAAGACATTGAGAAGTTGATAACTGATCCGTTAGAAGATAGACTTAAAACGGTAAGTAATGTAGTAGAAATTACATCTACATCGCAGGAAGATTACTCAATGGTAATTGTTGAGTTTGATGAAAACATATCAGTAGATCAAGCTAAACAAAAGGTAAAAGATGAAATAGATCAAGAAACTTCAGGTGAAGATTGGCCTACATTTAACGGAGCTAAAGTAGAGCCAAATGTTTTTGAGCTAAGTATCTCTGAAGAAATGCCAATTTTAAACATTAATATATCGGGAGATTATCCAGTAGATAAATTAAAAGAATTTGGTGAGTATTTAGAAGATGAAATTGAAGATTTACAAGAGATTAAAAAAGTAGATATCCGTGGTGCAGAAGAAAAAGAAGTTGAGGTAGCTGTTGATATTTACAAAATGATGGCAGCACAAGTAAGTTTCCAAGATGTTATCAATTCGATAAATGGAGGTAACTTAACAATGTCGGCCGGTAATTTAATTGCTAGTGGACAGCGACGTACTGTTAGAATTTTAGGAGAGATTGAAGATCCACAAGAATTACAAGACTTTGTCGTAAAATCAGAAAAAGGAAACTCAATTTACCTTAAAGACATAGCAAAAGTTTCTTTTAAAGATAAAGATAAAACTACCTATGCACGTGAGTTTGGAGAAGCAGTAGTGATGCTGGATGTTAAAAAACGTTCAGGAAAAAACATGGTGGAGGCTGCTGAGAAAATTCAAAGAATAGTAGAAGATACCAAAGCCAATGTATTTCCGAGTAATTTAAAAGTAACTATCGCTAATGATCAATCTTCAAAAACTATTGGTCAGGTAGATGATTTGGTAAATAATATCATCTTTGGGGTTATCCTAGTAGTTTTAGTATTAATGTTCTTCTTAGGGTTCAAAAATGCCCTATTTGTTGGATTTGCAATACCAATGTCAATGTT
Encoded proteins:
- a CDS encoding efflux RND transporter periplasmic adaptor subunit gives rise to the protein MRKIYSLFAITLLLTSCGGKKEQSVQDVIASNDLAKIREKKASLDTQMQTLSDEIKVLNDKISELDTNKKVPLITVLSAKEEVFDHYLELQGAVQTKQNVLIYPEMPGLLVRIYVKEGQYVKKGQALAKIDDGGLANQLAQIEAQAALAETTYKRQKRLWDQKIGSEIQFLQAKTNYEAQTNAVSQLRRQLAKSVITAPFSGVIDDVIKEQGTVVAPGMGSEVFRIVNLKNMYIETDVPESYITSIKKGKNVEVEFPVLGEKLTSKIRQAGNFINPANRTFKVEVGVPNHEGKIKPNLTAKLKINDYSNEKAILIPQSIISENANGEQYVYVVEDIKDEVGTAKQTIITTGKTQGDIIEVLSGIESGTKIIEEGARSVKNGQEVKVLTLSEEAK